A region from the Paenibacillus humicola genome encodes:
- a CDS encoding class I SAM-dependent methyltransferase codes for MNDALTAKIAAAIRRSGAAGRPDPGTDGGADEPCITFRDYMESCLYDRDFGYYRTGRVRIGRNGDFYTSSAVGTVMGEMLARYFLRLAGEFGGETDAAEWGAGTGRLSLHMLSTWANAGYPGLSSMTYTVVDGNPVHLEEAERTIRSAALKEKPGSLRFLSEAEAAEADWRGKPVVVLANELLDAFPVHRVVRKNGRLWELGVAVNETAEAGAEADDRPFRYVRMPLSDPRISKALQSDGIRLAEDQIAEVHLDAEAWIARMAETIRQGVLVLVDYGHEAAELAAPHRMRGTLLCYRNHLAADDPLRFPGEQDITAHVNFTACRRAAEAAGWQVGYYGTQKRFLIEQGVLNGLSEHDGRDPFGEAARRNRSIRQLLLSDGMSETFKVMTLIKR; via the coding sequence TTGAACGACGCGTTGACGGCGAAAATAGCGGCCGCGATCCGCCGCTCCGGAGCGGCGGGGCGGCCGGATCCGGGGACGGACGGCGGTGCGGACGAGCCCTGCATTACGTTTCGGGATTACATGGAAAGCTGCCTCTACGACCGCGACTTCGGCTATTACCGCACAGGCCGGGTACGAATCGGCCGGAACGGGGACTTTTATACGAGCTCCGCTGTCGGCACCGTGATGGGGGAGATGCTGGCGCGGTATTTCCTCCGTCTGGCGGGCGAGTTCGGCGGCGAGACCGATGCGGCGGAGTGGGGAGCGGGCACGGGCCGGCTGTCCCTGCACATGCTGAGTACGTGGGCGAATGCGGGATATCCGGGGCTTTCGTCGATGACCTATACGGTTGTCGACGGCAATCCCGTGCATTTGGAGGAGGCGGAGCGGACGATCCGTTCCGCGGCTTTGAAGGAAAAGCCCGGGTCGCTCCGCTTCCTGAGCGAAGCCGAAGCGGCGGAGGCGGATTGGAGAGGGAAGCCGGTCGTCGTCCTCGCGAACGAGCTGCTCGATGCGTTTCCCGTTCACCGCGTCGTACGAAAAAACGGGCGGCTGTGGGAGCTCGGCGTCGCCGTTAACGAAACCGCGGAAGCCGGCGCCGAAGCGGACGACCGGCCGTTTCGCTATGTCCGTATGCCCTTGTCCGATCCCCGGATCTCGAAGGCGCTGCAAAGCGACGGAATCCGCTTGGCGGAGGATCAGATCGCGGAGGTCCATCTGGACGCCGAGGCGTGGATCGCCCGGATGGCGGAGACGATCCGGCAAGGCGTATTGGTGCTCGTCGATTACGGCCACGAAGCGGCGGAGCTTGCGGCGCCGCACCGGATGCGCGGCACGCTGCTCTGCTACCGGAACCATCTCGCGGCCGACGACCCGCTGCGGTTTCCCGGCGAACAGGACATCACGGCGCACGTCAATTTTACCGCCTGCCGGAGGGCGGCGGAGGCGGCCGGCTGGCAGGTCGGCTATTACGGCACGCAGAAGCGCTTCCTGATTGAACAAGGCGTCCTGAACGGGCTTTCGGAACACGACGGACGCGATCCGTTCGGCGAAGCGGCCCGGCGCAACCGGTCGATTCGTCAGCTGCTGCTGAGCGACGGGATGAGCGAGACGTTCAAGGTGATGACCCTGATCAAACGATAA
- a CDS encoding coiled-coil domain-containing protein, with translation MSDKLRRRIGLFVCLALAFWTAVCPAYAEAPQAPDDGQIKSILEKSLSIVEIDKEIARVADEQAKLGAKLESARTALAGQEKRVSQKREDAGRVLRAYYTGDRDVLLTALFSADSLSHWMAVLDYFDTIFSADRQTLNGYLTEYRKLKSAVADLNRQSAELAGVQTQLQTQRQRVLELQRDVDSSVDSRPDADRLKQMIREMTDYWQNVGIGKVRIYFQALDDAMSQLPQWIQDNRDMLRIDGFTYTLTIPDDKLNAFLRNQNKLFDNFSFAFVQDAVVVSGRDGNLSVKLTGHYTIDPKGTIVFHVDELLFNGLALPDTTRQSLEQEFDLNFYPQSIISFLRTKSVQVEDGKLIVQLSVSL, from the coding sequence TTGAGCGACAAGCTTCGCCGGCGCATCGGCCTCTTCGTCTGCCTGGCGCTGGCGTTCTGGACCGCGGTCTGTCCCGCTTACGCCGAAGCGCCGCAGGCTCCGGACGACGGGCAGATCAAATCCATCCTCGAAAAAAGTTTGAGCATCGTCGAAATCGACAAGGAAATCGCCCGGGTCGCGGACGAGCAGGCCAAGCTCGGCGCCAAGCTCGAGTCGGCCCGCACCGCCCTTGCCGGACAGGAGAAGCGGGTCAGCCAGAAGCGCGAAGACGCGGGCCGCGTCTTACGGGCCTATTATACAGGAGACCGCGACGTTCTGCTGACGGCGTTATTTTCCGCTGACAGTTTGTCCCATTGGATGGCCGTACTGGACTATTTCGATACGATTTTTTCCGCTGACCGGCAGACGCTGAACGGATATTTAACCGAATACCGCAAGCTGAAATCGGCCGTCGCGGACCTGAATCGGCAGTCGGCGGAGCTGGCGGGCGTGCAGACCCAGCTGCAGACGCAGCGCCAGCGGGTGCTTGAGCTCCAGCGGGACGTGGACAGCAGCGTCGACAGCCGTCCCGATGCGGACCGGCTGAAGCAGATGATCCGGGAGATGACCGATTACTGGCAGAACGTCGGAATCGGCAAAGTCCGCATCTATTTCCAGGCGCTCGACGACGCGATGAGCCAGCTGCCGCAGTGGATTCAGGATAACCGCGACATGCTTCGAATCGACGGCTTCACCTATACGCTGACGATTCCGGACGACAAGCTGAATGCGTTTCTGCGCAACCAAAACAAGCTGTTCGATAACTTTTCCTTCGCCTTCGTTCAAGACGCCGTCGTCGTCAGCGGCAGGGACGGCAATTTGTCCGTCAAGCTGACCGGACATTATACGATCGATCCGAAAGGCACGATCGTCTTTCATGTCGACGAGCTGCTGTTCAACGGGCTCGCGCTCCCCGATACGACGAGGCAATCGCTGGAGCAGGAATTCGACCTCAACTTTTATCCGCAAAGCATTATCTCGTTCCTGCGGACGAAGTCGGTGCAGGTCGAGGACGGGAAGCTGATCGTCCAGCTGTCCGTCAGTTTGTAG
- a CDS encoding ABC transporter substrate-binding protein gives MSRRKYTLLLFGVFALCAVLLVPMLDSGPNDAPDRLPPSGGQPPASNPAKTAAVTIRIGMAVDKAELRYWQEADRRFETEHPDIRIQLVNVPANDAVSEWKKASQIGDPFDVMLLASPQVADFAVNGYLLPVDDLLAGIDLSDQMEALTEPVKWNGSLWGVPFDYNPVVTVWSNALLKEAGLNGPPADWNAFTAAAKKLASQRPDLAAVNVDLSDPAEAAAWLGSFDPNAGQTVWPGLLGTAGKQQLRFAASQSRLVASLDPHAHAAELLELFRSGRLLSAVMPWSDYTALAGKAQGTLITGDKPRPSVWPGGRSLVISAQSQAPAAAGRWIGAMASSAQELAGYNTLGTLPARKSAFSRAGGRAGAVGLPEKPQALPKPFRISADPHWPERYRKWSALLAPLAGRTPTPSETERLIRIWNEEGDGGAATN, from the coding sequence GTGTCGCGGAGGAAATATACGCTGCTGCTGTTTGGCGTTTTTGCGCTTTGCGCCGTGCTGCTCGTTCCCATGCTGGATTCCGGGCCGAATGACGCTCCCGACCGCCTGCCTCCATCCGGCGGCCAGCCGCCGGCATCAAACCCGGCGAAAACGGCTGCGGTGACGATTCGGATCGGGATGGCCGTAGACAAGGCGGAGCTTCGTTACTGGCAGGAAGCCGACCGCAGATTCGAGACCGAACACCCGGATATTCGAATCCAGCTCGTCAATGTTCCCGCAAACGATGCGGTCTCGGAGTGGAAGAAGGCGTCGCAGATCGGCGATCCGTTCGATGTCATGCTTCTCGCAAGCCCGCAGGTCGCGGATTTCGCGGTGAACGGCTATTTGCTGCCCGTCGACGATTTGCTGGCCGGCATCGACTTATCCGACCAAATGGAAGCGCTCACAGAACCGGTCAAATGGAACGGTTCGCTGTGGGGCGTACCGTTCGACTATAATCCGGTTGTCACGGTGTGGAGTAACGCGCTGCTGAAAGAGGCGGGACTGAACGGGCCGCCCGCCGATTGGAATGCATTTACGGCCGCGGCGAAGAAGCTTGCTTCGCAGCGGCCCGATTTGGCCGCGGTGAACGTGGACCTGTCCGACCCCGCGGAAGCCGCCGCCTGGCTCGGCTCCTTCGACCCGAACGCCGGACAAACCGTCTGGCCCGGCCTCCTCGGCACCGCCGGGAAGCAGCAGCTGCGGTTCGCCGCTTCCCAAAGCCGCCTGGTCGCAAGTCTGGACCCGCATGCCCATGCGGCCGAGCTGCTGGAGCTGTTCCGTTCCGGCCGGCTGCTGTCTGCCGTTATGCCTTGGTCGGATTATACCGCGCTTGCCGGCAAAGCGCAGGGCACGCTCATTACAGGGGATAAACCGCGGCCGTCCGTATGGCCCGGCGGCCGCAGCCTGGTCATTTCGGCCCAGTCGCAGGCCCCCGCCGCTGCGGGCAGGTGGATTGGCGCCATGGCGTCGTCGGCGCAAGAGCTGGCGGGGTACAATACGCTGGGAACGCTGCCCGCGCGCAAATCGGCGTTTTCGCGGGCCGGCGGCAGGGCCGGGGCGGTCGGCCTGCCGGAAAAGCCGCAAGCGCTGCCGAAGCCTTTCCGGATCTCGGCCGACCCGCATTGGCCGGAGCGTTACCGCAAATGGTCGGCTCTGCTCGCGCCGCTGGCCGGCAGGACGCCGACTCCGTCCGAGACGGAACGTCTCATCCGCATATGGAACGAAGAAGGGGACGGCGGAGCCGCTACAAACTGA
- a CDS encoding pyridoxamine 5'-phosphate oxidase family protein has protein sequence MTELVTALSEEVMNQLRKEPFVLLHTVDSETGSPTSSAISWIYPANDKTLRFALDGRSRLAGNMSAKADVSVTVFAPGIVQTVYGQARLVTDALEDVPFKLVCFDIAIGHIRDAMYYGARLSHLPECEKTYDKRAADKLDGQVFAAMKKA, from the coding sequence ATGACCGAACTTGTCACTGCACTATCCGAAGAGGTCATGAATCAGCTGCGCAAGGAACCGTTCGTGCTTCTGCATACCGTCGATTCGGAAACGGGTTCGCCAACGTCAAGCGCCATCTCATGGATTTATCCGGCGAACGATAAGACGCTCCGGTTCGCGTTAGACGGCCGTTCGCGGCTCGCCGGGAATATGTCGGCTAAAGCGGACGTAAGCGTCACGGTATTCGCTCCCGGCATCGTCCAGACGGTGTACGGCCAAGCGAGACTCGTTACGGATGCGCTGGAGGACGTGCCGTTCAAGCTTGTCTGCTTCGACATTGCGATTGGCCATATCCGCGATGCGATGTACTACGGCGCGCGCTTGTCCCACCTGCCGGAATGCGAGAAAACGTACGACAAACGAGCTGCGGACAAACTTGACGGTCAAGTGTTTGCCGCCATGAAGAAAGCCTAG
- a CDS encoding YhcN/YlaJ family sporulation lipoprotein encodes MYKWFLSALFLSLLTAGCGTVARNETSPSPQNNAGVHVQQSVPREMDVAGPEQVTVHLERLAASIPGVQGAHCVVLGNTAVVGIDVDGKLDRSRVGTLKYAVAEAFRKDPYGVNAVVTADMDLTQRLQEIGADIRRGRPIAGFAEEMADIVGRIVPQLPRNTEQREAEPQTRSGTKIDKQL; translated from the coding sequence ATGTACAAATGGTTCCTATCCGCTCTCTTTCTCAGCTTGCTGACGGCCGGCTGCGGTACCGTCGCCCGCAATGAAACATCACCCTCTCCTCAAAATAATGCCGGCGTTCACGTGCAGCAGAGCGTACCCCGGGAAATGGACGTCGCCGGTCCGGAACAGGTGACGGTCCATCTCGAACGGCTCGCCGCAAGCATTCCCGGCGTACAAGGGGCGCACTGCGTCGTACTCGGCAATACGGCGGTCGTCGGCATCGACGTGGACGGCAAGCTGGACCGCTCCCGGGTCGGCACCCTTAAATATGCGGTGGCCGAAGCATTCCGCAAAGATCCTTACGGCGTAAACGCGGTCGTAACGGCGGACATGGATTTGACGCAGCGGCTGCAGGAAATCGGCGCCGATATCCGGCGCGGACGGCCGATCGCCGGGTTCGCCGAGGAGATGGCGGACATCGTCGGGCGGATCGTCCCGCAGCTGCCCCGCAACACGGAACAGCGGGAAGCGGAGCCTCAAACCCGCAGCGGCACGAAAATCGATAAGCAATTGTAA
- a CDS encoding YlaH-like family protein, which produces MQSWFHNHPVISYILILCFTIYIFNAVFRVQRLPVLKEILVHLIMAVGAFVLLVLQIDELPIIQCMSVAVAMMLLLRGRQLYDRWKGKNGSADAEDGRKA; this is translated from the coding sequence GTGCAGAGCTGGTTTCACAACCATCCGGTCATTTCGTACATCCTGATTTTGTGCTTCACGATTTATATATTCAATGCCGTGTTCCGAGTACAGCGGCTGCCGGTGCTGAAGGAAATTCTCGTGCATCTCATCATGGCTGTCGGCGCGTTCGTCCTGCTGGTGCTGCAAATCGACGAGCTGCCGATCATCCAGTGTATGTCGGTTGCCGTTGCGATGATGCTGCTGCTTCGCGGGAGACAGCTGTACGACCGGTGGAAAGGGAAAAACGGCAGTGCCGATGCCGAGGATGGCCGAAAAGCGTAG
- a CDS encoding LCP family protein translates to MLLLLVVLAGIAGTLGYFYKLSKNAIDTITTDANPATVIPKAKSVAVKPVSIMLLGLDTRKETGSLNTDVMMIAAFNPKTKKATVISIPRDSKIELSGYNSRKANAYYANFLREAEDKTSDKAEADRTAKQGLRKMFGEFFGIPIDYTATINFQGFADVVDALHGVDVNVDMDMNYNDHAGQPDGTSIHLKKGFQHLDGEEALGFVRYRKSNDGKNMSSDFDRNRRQSEVLGEIADKLKSLSGVTKIPGVIKAVGNNMKMDIPSGEVQKMITTYFGISRSDITFIPLEGTWRSPYVYLDADKLEQAKAALRQQLAD, encoded by the coding sequence ATGCTCCTGCTGCTGGTCGTGCTGGCCGGTATTGCGGGCACTTTGGGCTATTTCTATAAGCTTTCCAAAAATGCGATCGATACGATCACGACCGATGCGAATCCGGCAACCGTCATTCCGAAAGCGAAGTCCGTCGCCGTCAAGCCGGTCTCCATTATGCTGCTCGGCCTCGACACGCGCAAAGAAACGGGCAGCCTCAATACGGATGTCATGATGATCGCCGCCTTTAACCCGAAGACGAAGAAAGCGACGGTCATCTCGATCCCGAGAGATTCGAAAATTGAGCTCAGCGGGTATAACAGCCGTAAAGCGAACGCCTACTACGCCAATTTCCTGCGGGAAGCCGAGGATAAGACTTCAGATAAAGCCGAAGCCGACCGGACGGCGAAGCAGGGTCTGCGCAAAATGTTCGGCGAATTTTTCGGCATTCCGATCGATTACACGGCAACGATCAATTTTCAGGGCTTCGCCGACGTCGTCGACGCGCTTCACGGCGTCGATGTAAACGTCGATATGGATATGAATTACAACGATCATGCCGGACAGCCGGACGGCACGAGCATTCATCTCAAGAAGGGATTTCAACATCTGGACGGCGAAGAAGCGCTCGGGTTTGTCCGTTACCGCAAATCGAACGACGGGAAAAACATGTCCAGCGATTTCGACCGCAACCGGCGGCAAAGCGAGGTGCTCGGCGAAATCGCCGACAAGCTGAAGTCGCTCTCCGGGGTGACGAAAATTCCCGGCGTTATCAAAGCGGTGGGCAACAACATGAAGATGGACATTCCGTCCGGCGAGGTCCAGAAAATGATTACGACGTACTTCGGCATCAGCCGAAGCGACATCACGTTCATTCCGCTGGAGGGCACCTGGCGCAGTCCTTACGTCTATCTGGACGCCGATAAGCTGGAGCAGGCGAAGGCCGCGCTGCGGCAACAACTGGCGGATTGA
- a CDS encoding PhoH family protein translates to MKKIFVLDTNVLLHDPQAIFAFDDNEIIVPAVVLEEIDSKKRLADELGRNARSVSRLLDHMRETGRLHEGIQLSSGGLLRVELNHRSFVRVQEMFGEMTNDNRILAVALNYFLEEQEKEQPRPVVIVSKDVLVRIKADVLGLQAEDYLSDQVVTPSEVYAGYLTLLVHPSIIDEFYTYRFLTINSLQLKSKLHPNEFVILRDEMGTSKSALLKVSPDGVRLEPLYISNDPVWGITARNAQQRMALELLLNDDIPLVTLTGRAGTGKTLLALAAGLMKVEDEHKYKKLLIARPVVPMGKDIGYLPGEKDEKLRPWMQPIYDNLEYLFDTKKSGDIDKILMGLGSIQVEALTYIRGRSIPGQFIIIDEAQNLTRHEVKTIVSRVGEGSKIVLMGDPEQIDHPYLDAISNGLTHIVERFKAESISGHITLEKGERSKLAQLAAELL, encoded by the coding sequence ATGAAAAAAATATTCGTGCTGGACACCAATGTGCTGCTCCATGACCCGCAAGCGATCTTCGCCTTCGACGATAACGAGATCATAGTCCCGGCGGTGGTGTTGGAAGAAATTGATTCGAAGAAAAGGCTGGCCGACGAGCTCGGGCGCAACGCGCGTTCCGTCTCCCGGCTGCTCGATCATATGCGGGAAACCGGGCGGCTGCATGAAGGCATCCAGCTGAGCAGCGGCGGGCTTCTGCGAGTGGAGCTTAATCATCGGAGCTTTGTGCGGGTACAGGAAATGTTCGGCGAAATGACAAACGACAACCGCATTTTGGCGGTCGCCTTGAATTATTTTTTGGAGGAGCAGGAGAAGGAGCAGCCGCGGCCGGTCGTCATCGTCAGTAAAGATGTGCTTGTCCGGATCAAAGCGGACGTGCTTGGGCTGCAGGCGGAGGATTATTTGTCCGACCAGGTCGTGACGCCGTCGGAGGTGTACGCCGGCTACCTGACGCTGCTCGTGCATCCGTCGATTATCGATGAATTTTATACGTACCGATTTTTGACGATCAACAGCCTGCAGCTGAAATCGAAGCTCCACCCGAACGAATTCGTGATCCTCCGGGATGAGATGGGCACGTCCAAATCGGCGCTGCTCAAGGTGAGCCCGGATGGAGTGCGGCTGGAGCCGCTTTATATAAGCAACGATCCGGTGTGGGGGATCACGGCGCGCAATGCCCAGCAGCGGATGGCGCTCGAGCTGCTGCTGAATGACGACATTCCGCTCGTGACGCTGACCGGCAGGGCCGGAACCGGCAAGACGCTGCTGGCGCTGGCGGCGGGGCTGATGAAGGTGGAGGATGAGCATAAGTACAAGAAGCTGCTGATCGCCCGCCCCGTCGTCCCGATGGGCAAGGATATCGGCTATCTCCCGGGGGAGAAGGATGAGAAGCTGCGTCCGTGGATGCAGCCGATTTACGATAATTTGGAATACCTGTTCGATACGAAAAAATCCGGCGATATCGATAAAATTTTAATGGGGCTCGGGAGCATTCAAGTCGAAGCGCTGACCTATATCCGGGGACGGTCGATTCCGGGGCAGTTCATTATTATCGACGAAGCGCAAAACCTGACCCGTCACGAAGTGAAGACGATCGTGTCGCGCGTCGGCGAGGGGAGCAAAATCGTGCTGATGGGCGACCCGGAGCAGATCGACCATCCGTATCTCGATGCGATCAGCAACGGGCTGACGCATATTGTGGAGCGGTTCAAGGCGGAGAGCATCAGCGGCCACATCACCCTCGAGAAGGGCGAGCGGTCGAAGCTCGCCCAGCTGGCGGCCGAACTGCTGTAG